One Azospirillum sp. B510 genomic window carries:
- the truB gene encoding tRNA pseudouridine(55) synthase TruB has protein sequence MARKRKGTPIHGWVVLDKPEGMTSTQALSKVRRLLNAEKAGHGGTLDPLATGILPIALGEATKTVSYAMDGAKTYRFSIRWGERTSTDDREGEVIARSDHRPSTEAIRAALPAFLGEIRQVPPQFCAIKIDGERAYDIARDGEVVDLAARTVRIDRFELVEEACADHALFEVDCGKGTYVRSLARDLSEALGTVGHVGLLRRLRVGSFTLERAISLDELAAMEQGAAVERLLLPIETALDDIPALALTEAEAHRLRHGQTVALLTRQDRDRLMAVQGADGGDCTVIALFGGTPVALARVEGAEVRPVRVLNLT, from the coding sequence GTGGCTCGTAAGCGCAAGGGCACGCCGATCCATGGCTGGGTCGTGCTGGACAAGCCGGAAGGCATGACCTCCACCCAGGCGCTGTCGAAGGTGCGCCGCCTGTTGAACGCCGAGAAGGCCGGGCACGGCGGCACGCTGGACCCTCTGGCGACCGGCATCCTGCCGATCGCGCTGGGCGAGGCGACCAAGACCGTCTCCTACGCCATGGACGGCGCCAAGACCTACCGCTTCTCCATCCGCTGGGGCGAGCGCACCAGCACCGACGACCGCGAGGGCGAGGTGATCGCCCGCTCCGACCATCGGCCGTCGACCGAGGCGATCCGCGCCGCCCTGCCCGCCTTCCTCGGCGAGATCCGGCAGGTGCCGCCACAATTCTGCGCCATCAAGATCGACGGCGAGCGCGCCTATGACATCGCGCGCGACGGCGAGGTGGTCGATCTGGCCGCCCGCACCGTGCGCATCGACCGCTTCGAACTGGTCGAGGAAGCGTGCGCCGACCATGCGCTGTTCGAGGTCGATTGCGGCAAGGGCACCTATGTCCGCTCGCTGGCCCGCGACCTGTCGGAGGCGCTGGGCACGGTCGGCCATGTCGGGCTGCTGCGCCGTCTGCGCGTCGGCTCCTTCACGCTGGAGCGCGCGATTTCCCTGGACGAACTGGCCGCCATGGAGCAAGGTGCGGCCGTCGAACGACTTCTGTTGCCGATCGAGACCGCGCTGGACGACATCCCGGCGCTGGCCCTGACGGAAGCGGAAGCGCACCGACTGAGGCACGGCCAGACGGTCGCTCTCCTCACCCGGCAGGATCGTGACCGCCTGATGGCGGTTCAGGGTGCTGACGGTGGGGATTGCACCGTCATTGCGCTTTTCGGCGGAACGCCGGTTGCGTTGGCCCGTGTCGAGGGGGCGGAGGTCCGTCCGGTGCGCGTGCTCAACCTCACATGA
- a CDS encoding DsbE family thiol:disulfide interchange protein produces the protein MRRLLYLLPFLLFIGVGIAFYLGFERDPRDIPSALIDKPAPTFDLPAVPGQPATGGLSSTKLAGDVTLVNVFASWCIPCKAEHPIITRLSREQGVTVFGINYKDKPEDALTWLSRNGNPYAAIGADQDGRVSIDWGVYGVPESYLIDRKGRIRFKHVGPLTPQVVEDQILPMIKHLRQG, from the coding sequence ATGCGCCGCCTTCTCTACCTGCTGCCCTTCCTGCTGTTCATCGGGGTGGGCATCGCCTTCTACCTGGGGTTCGAGCGTGACCCGCGCGACATCCCGTCGGCCCTGATCGACAAGCCGGCCCCGACCTTCGACCTGCCGGCGGTTCCGGGCCAACCGGCGACCGGCGGCCTGTCCTCGACGAAGCTGGCGGGGGACGTGACGCTGGTGAACGTCTTCGCCTCCTGGTGCATCCCCTGCAAGGCGGAGCATCCCATCATCACCCGCCTGTCGCGGGAACAGGGGGTGACGGTCTTCGGCATCAATTACAAGGACAAGCCGGAGGACGCGCTGACCTGGCTGTCGCGCAACGGCAACCCCTATGCCGCCATCGGTGCCGATCAGGATGGCCGGGTGTCGATCGACTGGGGCGTCTATGGCGTGCCGGAAAGCTATCTGATCGACCGCAAGGGCCGGATCCGCTTCAAGCATGTCGGCCCGCTGACCCCGCAGGTGGTGGAGGACCAGATCCTCCCGATGATCAAGCATCTGAGGCAGGGCTGA
- the ccmI gene encoding c-type cytochrome biogenesis protein CcmI — MLFWIFAAALTVAVLLLIVPPLLRSGAAAPGSGPASDRDAPDRDAPDRNAFDREVYRDQLDELERDRARGLINDAQTEAAKAEIARRMLATVEKDEGAAAAATPRSARLLALLLALVLPLGALSVYGVYGRPDLPAQPLASRNLDQERGGPSKSVLAAMDKLKAQLAENPADLQGWLILGQAYAKMGRNGDAADALRRAVALNKDDVEVQGLFGETLVTANDGMVPEEAVAAFDAVLAKEPKDPRARFFAALARFQAGDQQGALDRWSALMAESPADAPWVPVVRDQIREAAVALKLDPAKVTPQPLPPEQKDQTAQTPPEREQPAAPNAQAGAQGQDEMIRGMVANLAARLESDPSDIDGWLKLARSYGVLGDTAKALDAAGKARARAPQRADVQIAYANTVLQTQPRNTTPKPFPEEATAALRLALKAEPDNKDALWLLGLDAMMAGRKDEAEAHWGKLIAQFKPSDPEYTLLKGRLDALKAGG, encoded by the coding sequence ATGCTGTTCTGGATTTTCGCCGCCGCCCTGACCGTGGCCGTGCTGCTGCTGATCGTGCCGCCGCTGCTGCGCTCCGGTGCCGCCGCCCCCGGATCCGGCCCCGCTTCCGACCGCGACGCCCCAGACCGCGATGCCCCAGACCGCAACGCTTTCGACCGCGAGGTCTATCGCGACCAGCTCGACGAGCTGGAGCGTGACCGCGCGCGCGGCCTGATCAATGACGCCCAGACCGAGGCCGCCAAGGCGGAGATCGCCCGGCGCATGCTGGCGACCGTCGAAAAGGACGAGGGGGCGGCGGCCGCGGCTACCCCGCGCAGCGCGCGCCTGCTCGCCCTGCTGCTGGCGCTGGTCCTGCCGCTGGGGGCGCTGAGCGTCTATGGCGTCTATGGCCGCCCGGATCTGCCGGCCCAGCCGCTCGCCTCGCGCAATCTGGACCAGGAGCGCGGCGGCCCGTCCAAGAGCGTGCTGGCGGCGATGGACAAGCTGAAGGCGCAGCTGGCCGAGAACCCGGCCGATCTGCAAGGCTGGCTGATCCTGGGGCAGGCCTATGCCAAGATGGGCCGCAACGGCGACGCCGCCGACGCCCTGCGCCGTGCCGTCGCCCTGAACAAGGACGATGTCGAGGTCCAGGGCCTGTTCGGCGAGACGCTGGTCACCGCCAATGACGGCATGGTGCCGGAAGAGGCGGTGGCCGCCTTCGACGCCGTGCTGGCCAAGGAACCCAAGGACCCGCGCGCCCGCTTCTTCGCGGCGCTCGCCCGCTTCCAGGCCGGCGACCAGCAAGGGGCGCTGGACCGCTGGAGCGCGCTGATGGCGGAGTCTCCCGCCGATGCGCCATGGGTGCCGGTGGTCCGCGACCAGATCCGCGAGGCCGCGGTGGCGCTGAAGCTCGACCCCGCCAAGGTCACCCCGCAGCCGTTGCCGCCGGAACAGAAGGATCAGACGGCACAGACGCCGCCGGAACGGGAACAGCCGGCGGCCCCGAACGCGCAGGCCGGCGCCCAAGGCCAGGACGAGATGATCCGCGGCATGGTCGCCAACCTCGCCGCCCGGCTGGAGTCCGATCCGTCCGACATCGACGGCTGGCTGAAGCTCGCCCGCTCCTACGGCGTGCTCGGCGACACCGCCAAGGCGCTGGACGCCGCCGGCAAGGCGCGCGCGCGCGCGCCGCAGCGCGCCGACGTGCAGATCGCCTATGCCAACACGGTGCTGCAAACCCAGCCGCGCAACACGACGCCCAAGCCCTTCCCGGAGGAGGCGACCGCCGCCCTGCGTCTGGCGCTGAAGGCGGAGCCGGACAACAAGGACGCGCTGTGGCTGCTCGGCCTCGACGCCATGATGGCGGGCCGCAAGGACGAGGCGGAAGCCCATTGGGGTAAGCTGATCGCCCAGTTCAAGCCGAGCGATCCCGAATACACTCTGTTGAAGGGACGTTTGGACGCGTTGAAGGCGGGCGGCTGA
- the rpsO gene encoding 30S ribosomal protein S15, with product MSITPERKQELIKEFSRGTNDTGSPEVQVSILTERISNLTEHLKGHKKDFHSRRGLLVMVGQRRRLLDYLKKKDQSRYATLIERLGLRR from the coding sequence ATGTCGATTACGCCCGAGCGCAAGCAGGAGCTGATCAAGGAATTTTCCCGCGGCACCAACGACACCGGTTCGCCCGAGGTCCAGGTGTCGATCCTGACGGAGCGCATCAGCAACCTGACGGAGCACCTGAAGGGCCACAAGAAGGACTTCCACTCCCGCCGTGGTCTGCTGGTGATGGTCGGTCAGCGCCGCCGTCTGCTCGACTACCTGAAGAAGAAGGATCAGTCGCGCTACGCCACTCTGATCGAGCGTCTGGGCCTGCGCCGCTGA
- the ccmE gene encoding cytochrome c maturation protein CcmE: MTRKKRRLYMLGLALLGLGTATALALTAFQDNIVFFYSPSQLQAQHVGDRNFRLGGLVEQGSVHKQPDGVTTAFRVTDTVNTVDVRYRGQLPDLFREGQGVVAEGRLSGGVFVAREVLAKHDENYMPPEVSEALKQAGVYKNPAESATKTAKKE, encoded by the coding sequence ATGACCCGCAAGAAACGCCGCCTCTACATGCTGGGCCTCGCCCTTCTCGGGCTGGGCACGGCGACCGCCCTGGCGCTGACCGCCTTCCAGGACAACATCGTCTTCTTCTACAGCCCGAGCCAGCTCCAGGCGCAGCATGTCGGCGACCGCAACTTCCGCCTGGGCGGGCTGGTCGAACAGGGCAGCGTGCACAAGCAGCCGGATGGCGTCACCACCGCCTTCCGCGTCACCGACACCGTCAACACCGTCGATGTCCGCTATCGCGGCCAGCTGCCCGACCTGTTCCGCGAGGGTCAGGGCGTGGTGGCCGAGGGTCGGCTGAGCGGCGGCGTCTTCGTGGCGCGCGAGGTGCTGGCCAAGCATGACGAGAACTACATGCCGCCCGAGGTGTCGGAGGCGCTGAAACAGGCGGGCGTCTACAAGAACCCGGCGGAGTCCGCGACCAAGACGGCGAAGAAGGAGTAG
- the ccmD gene encoding heme exporter protein CcmD, translated as MNEFLHMGGYAAYVWPAYAIATIVLLGLLAATWKGLRNAEATLKALESARPARRRNGPRTAGRKAADQSAGTPAEASEG; from the coding sequence ATGAACGAATTTCTCCATATGGGCGGATACGCCGCCTATGTCTGGCCGGCCTACGCCATCGCCACCATCGTCCTGCTGGGGCTGCTGGCCGCCACCTGGAAGGGGCTGCGCAACGCCGAGGCGACGCTGAAGGCGCTGGAAAGCGCCCGTCCCGCGCGCCGCCGCAACGGCCCCCGCACCGCCGGCCGGAAAGCGGCCGATCAAAGCGCCGGAACGCCGGCGGAAGCGAGCGAAGGATGA
- a CDS encoding helix-turn-helix transcriptional regulator: protein MKGEAVLQDGRKLEIAYRDRDGSESRRTVWPFALGFFDRARVMVAWCELRQSFRHFRTDRILALTASDVRYPRRQRRLLCRSSGLAAGGILRHLRHVQGG, encoded by the coding sequence TTGAAGGGTGAAGCGGTTCTACAGGACGGGCGCAAGCTGGAGATCGCCTATCGCGACCGCGACGGGTCGGAAAGCCGGCGCACCGTCTGGCCCTTCGCGCTCGGCTTCTTCGACCGGGCGCGGGTGATGGTGGCATGGTGCGAGCTGCGCCAGTCCTTCCGCCATTTCCGCACCGACCGCATCCTGGCGCTGACCGCCAGCGATGTCCGCTATCCCCGCCGCCAGCGCCGCCTTCTATGCCGATCTTCCGGGCTGGCCGCCGGTGGAATCCTCCGCCACCTTCGCCATGTTCAAGGCGGGTGA
- the rbfA gene encoding 30S ribosome-binding factor RbfA produces the protein MASKKRGAFIAGKPPSQRQLRVGEELRHALADLFRRGDFHDPELASLNVTVTEVRISPDLSNATVFYSTLGGERMEEAQVALKRAAAFLRGQVARMVNLRHAPTLSFEGDTSFDYAHRIDSILHSPEVARDLSGHPLGRVNGDDDHDEDEDEDDSWDEEGDEEGDEDDDGGEDGGEEETKDESRGGRRGS, from the coding sequence ATGGCCAGCAAGAAGCGCGGCGCGTTCATCGCCGGCAAACCCCCGTCCCAACGGCAACTGCGCGTCGGCGAGGAGTTGCGCCACGCCCTCGCCGACCTGTTCCGCCGCGGGGACTTCCACGATCCGGAGCTGGCCTCGCTGAACGTCACGGTCACCGAGGTGCGGATCAGCCCCGACCTGTCCAACGCCACCGTCTTCTATTCGACGCTGGGCGGCGAGCGGATGGAGGAGGCCCAGGTCGCGCTGAAACGGGCCGCCGCCTTCCTGCGTGGGCAGGTCGCCCGCATGGTCAACCTGCGCCATGCCCCGACGCTGAGTTTCGAGGGCGACACCTCCTTCGACTACGCCCACCGCATCGACAGCATCCTGCACAGCCCGGAGGTCGCCCGCGACCTGAGCGGCCATCCGCTGGGCCGCGTCAATGGCGACGACGACCATGACGAGGATGAGGACGAGGACGATTCCTGGGACGAGGAGGGGGACGAGGAGGGGGACGAGGACGACGACGGAGGCGAGGACGGGGGCGAGGAAGAAACCAAGGACGAGAGCCGGGGCGGCCGTCGTGGCTCGTAA
- a CDS encoding VOC family protein, giving the protein MSAIPAASAAFYADLPGWPPVESSATFAMFKAGDGLMLGLWSRHTVEPAATMPGGSEIAFTVADETTVRGLHADWSARGLTILQPPTAMDFGHTFVAQDPDGHRLRVFAPHRDEVRADRTPT; this is encoded by the coding sequence ATGTCCGCTATCCCCGCCGCCAGCGCCGCCTTCTATGCCGATCTTCCGGGCTGGCCGCCGGTGGAATCCTCCGCCACCTTCGCCATGTTCAAGGCGGGTGACGGGCTGATGCTCGGCCTGTGGTCGCGCCATACGGTGGAACCTGCGGCGACCATGCCGGGGGGCAGCGAAATCGCCTTCACCGTCGCCGACGAGACGACGGTGCGCGGCCTTCATGCCGACTGGAGCGCCCGCGGCCTGACCATCCTGCAACCGCCGACGGCGATGGATTTCGGTCATACCTTCGTCGCACAGGACCCGGACGGCCACCGCCTGCGCGTCTTCGCTCCCCATCGGGACGAGGTTCGGGCGGACCGGACGCCGACATGA
- a CDS encoding cytochrome c-type biogenesis protein: protein MKRLLLAALLALSSLSPALAVQPDEVLADPALETRARAISQELRCLVCQNQSIDDSNAPLARDLRLLVRDRLKAGDSDGKVMEFVTDRYGDYVLLRPPFKAITVVLWIGPFAVLLLGAVGTFLFLRGRRGVAAGADTAPLSADERRRLDALLRKED from the coding sequence ATGAAGCGCCTCCTTCTCGCCGCCCTGCTGGCGCTGTCCAGCCTGTCCCCGGCCCTGGCCGTGCAGCCGGACGAGGTGCTGGCGGATCCGGCGCTGGAGACCCGCGCCCGCGCCATCAGCCAGGAGCTGCGCTGCCTCGTCTGCCAGAACCAGTCGATCGACGACAGCAACGCGCCGCTGGCCCGCGACCTGCGCCTGTTGGTGCGCGACCGGCTGAAGGCCGGCGACAGCGACGGCAAGGTGATGGAGTTCGTCACCGACCGCTATGGCGACTATGTGCTGCTGCGGCCGCCCTTCAAGGCCATCACGGTGGTGCTGTGGATCGGCCCCTTCGCCGTGCTGCTGCTGGGAGCGGTCGGCACCTTCCTGTTCCTGCGCGGGCGGCGCGGTGTGGCCGCCGGCGCCGACACCGCGCCCTTGAGCGCGGATGAGCGGCGGCGGCTGGACGCCCTGCTGCGGAAAGAAGACTGA
- the pnp gene encoding polyribonucleotide nucleotidyltransferase, producing the protein MFTVHRKEIEWGGRKLVLETGKIARQANGAVLVTYGDTTVLCTAVAAKAPKPGVDFFPLTVNYQEKAFAAGKIPGGFFKREGRPTEKETLVSRLIDRPIRPLFADGFRNETQVICTVLSHDLENDPDIVSMVGASAALTISGIPFLGPIGAARVGYKNGQYILNPTMDQVEDTDLDLVVAGTTEGVLMVESEAKELTEEVMLGAVMFGHSNFQPVINMIIDLAEEAAKEPWDLPEPAYDRKALKARLRETVGAAVEAAYTETVKQSRYEKVGAAKAKALETLAEEFDAQSIGFEFKELEADILRGAVLKTGRRIDGRDTKTVRPIVSEVGVLPRAHGSALFTRGETQALVVTTLGTSQDEQIIDALEGEYREHFMLHYNFPPYSVGEAGRMGSPGRREIGHGKLAWRAIHPLLPKKEDFPYTLRVVSEVTESNGSSSMATVCGTSLSLMDAGAPLARPVAGIAMGLIKEDHGFAVLSDILGDEDHLGDMDFKVAGTEVGVTALQMDIKITSITEEIMKIALGQAKDGRLHILGEMAKALTGAREGVNENAPRITVINIPKEKIRDVIGSGGKVIREIVEQTGAKIDIDDDGTVKVSAVDQKKSDAAIEWIKGIVAEPEMGVVYTGKVVKVVDFGAFVNFLGSRDGLVHISELAQQRVGKVSDVVSQGDSVKVKVIGFDDRGKVKLSMKQVDQATGEDLTKKAE; encoded by the coding sequence ATGTTCACTGTTCATCGCAAGGAAATCGAGTGGGGCGGCCGCAAGCTGGTCCTGGAAACGGGCAAGATCGCCCGTCAGGCCAACGGCGCGGTTCTGGTCACCTATGGTGACACCACCGTCCTGTGCACCGCCGTCGCCGCCAAGGCGCCGAAGCCGGGCGTCGATTTCTTCCCGCTGACTGTCAATTACCAGGAAAAGGCCTTCGCGGCCGGCAAGATTCCCGGCGGTTTCTTCAAGCGCGAAGGCCGCCCGACCGAGAAGGAAACGCTGGTCAGCCGCCTGATCGACCGTCCGATCCGTCCGCTGTTCGCCGATGGCTTCCGCAACGAGACGCAGGTCATCTGCACCGTGCTGAGCCATGACCTGGAGAACGACCCGGACATCGTGTCGATGGTCGGCGCCTCGGCCGCCCTGACGATTTCCGGCATCCCGTTCCTGGGTCCGATCGGCGCCGCCCGCGTCGGCTACAAGAACGGCCAGTATATCCTGAACCCGACCATGGATCAGGTCGAGGACACCGATCTGGATCTGGTCGTCGCCGGCACCACCGAAGGCGTGCTGATGGTCGAATCGGAAGCCAAGGAGCTGACCGAGGAGGTCATGCTCGGCGCCGTCATGTTCGGTCACAGCAACTTCCAGCCGGTGATCAACATGATCATCGACCTGGCCGAGGAAGCCGCCAAGGAGCCGTGGGACCTGCCGGAGCCGGCCTATGACCGCAAGGCCCTGAAGGCCCGCCTGCGCGAGACCGTCGGCGCCGCCGTCGAGGCCGCCTATACCGAGACGGTCAAGCAGTCGCGTTACGAGAAGGTCGGCGCCGCCAAGGCGAAGGCGCTCGAGACGCTGGCCGAGGAATTCGACGCCCAGTCGATCGGGTTCGAGTTCAAGGAGCTGGAGGCCGACATCCTGCGCGGCGCCGTCCTGAAGACCGGCCGCCGCATCGACGGCCGCGACACCAAGACCGTGCGCCCGATCGTGTCTGAGGTCGGCGTGCTGCCGCGCGCCCACGGCTCGGCCCTGTTCACCCGCGGCGAGACCCAGGCGCTGGTCGTCACCACGCTGGGCACCAGCCAGGACGAGCAGATCATCGACGCGCTCGAGGGTGAGTACCGCGAGCATTTCATGCTGCACTACAACTTCCCCCCCTATTCGGTGGGTGAAGCCGGCCGCATGGGTTCGCCGGGCCGCCGCGAGATCGGCCATGGCAAGCTGGCGTGGCGCGCCATCCATCCGCTGCTGCCGAAGAAGGAAGACTTCCCCTACACGCTGCGCGTGGTGTCGGAAGTCACGGAGTCCAACGGCTCCTCCTCGATGGCCACCGTTTGCGGCACCTCGCTGTCGCTGATGGACGCCGGCGCGCCGCTGGCCCGTCCGGTCGCCGGCATCGCCATGGGCCTGATCAAGGAAGACCACGGCTTCGCCGTCCTGTCGGACATCCTGGGTGACGAGGATCACCTGGGCGACATGGACTTCAAGGTCGCCGGCACCGAGGTCGGCGTCACCGCGTTGCAGATGGACATCAAGATCACCTCGATCACCGAGGAGATCATGAAGATCGCGCTGGGCCAGGCCAAGGACGGCCGCCTGCACATCCTGGGCGAGATGGCGAAGGCGCTGACCGGCGCCCGTGAAGGCGTCAACGAGAACGCCCCGCGCATCACCGTCATCAACATCCCGAAGGAGAAGATCCGCGACGTGATCGGCTCCGGCGGCAAGGTGATCCGCGAAATCGTCGAGCAGACCGGCGCCAAGATCGACATCGACGACGACGGCACCGTCAAGGTCTCGGCCGTCGACCAGAAGAAGTCGGATGCCGCCATCGAGTGGATCAAGGGCATCGTCGCCGAGCCGGAGATGGGCGTCGTCTACACCGGCAAGGTGGTGAAGGTCGTCGATTTCGGCGCCTTCGTGAACTTCCTGGGTTCGCGCGACGGTCTCGTCCACATCTCCGAACTGGCGCAGCAGCGTGTCGGCAAGGTGTCGGACGTCGTGTCGCAGGGTGACTCGGTGAAGGTCAAGGTCATCGGCTTCGACGACCGCGGCAAGGTCAAGCTGTCGATGAAGCAGGTCGACCAGGCCACCGGCGAGGATCTGACCAAGAAGGCGGAGTGA
- a CDS encoding heme ABC transporter permease — MHRFANPARFLRLSALLLPWCAGTTVILTILGLWLSLFSSPPDYQQGETVRIMYIHVPAAWMSLFVYTNMAIAAACGLVWKHPLADLFAKAAAPIGAGFTFVCLVTGSLWGAPMWGTWWVWDARLTSVLILFFLYLGYMALVNAFDDPQRGMKAGNVLLLVGIVNVPIIKFSVDWWNTLHQPASVMRMGGPSIDPSMLMPLLVMAAAFTAYFLSVVMLRVRTEIAQRKIQTLRLSVAGDGAVNDGMRG, encoded by the coding sequence ATGCATCGTTTCGCCAACCCCGCCCGCTTCCTGCGCCTGTCGGCCCTGCTGTTGCCGTGGTGCGCCGGGACGACCGTGATCCTGACGATCCTCGGGCTGTGGCTCAGCCTGTTCAGCTCGCCGCCGGACTATCAGCAGGGCGAGACGGTGCGGATCATGTACATCCATGTCCCCGCCGCCTGGATGAGCCTGTTCGTCTACACCAACATGGCCATCGCCGCGGCCTGCGGCCTGGTGTGGAAGCATCCGCTGGCCGACCTGTTCGCCAAGGCCGCCGCCCCCATCGGCGCCGGATTCACCTTCGTGTGCCTGGTGACCGGGTCGCTGTGGGGAGCACCCATGTGGGGCACATGGTGGGTGTGGGACGCCCGGCTGACCAGCGTGCTGATCCTGTTCTTCCTCTATCTCGGCTACATGGCGCTGGTGAACGCCTTCGACGATCCGCAGCGCGGCATGAAGGCCGGCAACGTCCTGCTGCTGGTCGGCATCGTCAATGTGCCGATCATCAAATTCTCGGTCGATTGGTGGAACACGCTGCACCAGCCCGCCAGCGTGATGCGCATGGGCGGGCCCAGCATCGACCCCAGCATGCTGATGCCGCTGCTGGTGATGGCCGCCGCCTTCACCGCCTATTTCCTGTCGGTCGTCATGCTGCGCGTGCGCACCGAGATCGCGCAGCGCAAAATCCAGACGCTGCGCCTGTCGGTCGCGGGCGATGGTGCCGTCAATGACGGGATGCGGGGGTGA
- a CDS encoding heme lyase CcmF/NrfE family subunit: MIPELGHYALVLALFVALVQSVPPLVGAATRNTAWMGVAVPAAIAQMMLVLIAYAALTWAHVVSDFSVLNVVQNSHSAKPMLYKVSGVWGNHEGSMMLWIVMLTVFGAAVALFGRNLPPTLKARVLAVQGLIGVGFLLFILITSNPFIRVVPAPIDGNDLNPLLQDPGLAFHPPFLYAGYVGFSMAFSFAVAALIEGRVDPAWARWVRPWTLAAWSMLTMGIAMGSWWAYYELGWGGWWYWDPVENASFMPWLAGTALLHSAIVVEKRDALKSWTILLAIVTFSLSLMGTFLVRSGILTSVHAFAVDPRRGIFILALLAVATGGSLLLYSLRAPTLKAGGLFAPISREGALVLNNLLLSTATATVFIGTLYPLFLDIMKLGKVSVGAPFFNATFVPIAIPMVIAMVVGPFLSWKRADLGAALTRLWVAGAAAVAAVAVTAYVQAGGGPLLALVGMALAAWAFVGSLVEFAERIALFRTSFRNSWNRAAHLPRSAWGMTIAHACLGLSILGMTGTSAWQTESITAMRPGDRAMLAGYEFRFDSVGLVDGPNFKAERGVFTVTRDGRPVATLEPERRSYTTTRMTTTESAIHTTVFSDLYVALGDPTQNGTAWIVRIYHHPLVPWIWIGGVGMMLGGLVSLTDRRFRVGAPERRRAAGKTGGKSAPLPAE; the protein is encoded by the coding sequence GTGATCCCCGAACTCGGCCATTACGCGCTGGTGCTGGCGCTGTTCGTGGCGCTGGTGCAGTCGGTGCCGCCGCTGGTCGGCGCCGCCACCCGCAACACCGCCTGGATGGGCGTCGCGGTGCCGGCGGCCATCGCCCAGATGATGCTGGTGCTGATCGCCTACGCGGCGCTGACCTGGGCGCATGTGGTGTCCGATTTCAGCGTGCTGAACGTGGTGCAGAACAGCCACTCGGCCAAGCCGATGCTCTACAAGGTATCGGGCGTCTGGGGAAACCACGAGGGCTCGATGATGCTGTGGATCGTCATGCTGACGGTCTTCGGCGCCGCCGTCGCCCTGTTCGGGCGCAATTTGCCGCCGACCTTGAAGGCGCGCGTGCTGGCGGTCCAGGGGCTGATCGGGGTCGGCTTCCTGCTGTTCATCCTGATCACCTCCAACCCCTTCATCCGCGTGGTGCCGGCGCCGATCGACGGCAACGACCTGAACCCGCTGTTGCAGGACCCCGGCCTCGCCTTCCACCCGCCCTTCCTCTATGCCGGCTATGTCGGCTTCTCCATGGCCTTCTCATTCGCCGTCGCCGCCCTGATCGAGGGGCGGGTCGATCCCGCCTGGGCGCGCTGGGTACGGCCCTGGACGCTGGCCGCCTGGTCGATGCTGACCATGGGCATCGCCATGGGCTCCTGGTGGGCCTATTACGAGCTGGGCTGGGGCGGCTGGTGGTATTGGGATCCGGTGGAGAACGCCTCCTTCATGCCCTGGCTGGCCGGCACGGCACTGCTGCATTCCGCCATCGTGGTGGAGAAGCGCGACGCGCTGAAGAGCTGGACCATCCTGCTGGCCATCGTCACCTTCTCGCTGTCGCTGATGGGCACCTTCCTGGTGCGCTCGGGCATCCTGACCTCGGTCCATGCCTTCGCCGTCGATCCGCGGCGCGGCATCTTCATCCTGGCGCTGCTGGCGGTCGCCACCGGCGGCTCGCTGCTGCTCTACAGCCTGCGGGCGCCGACGCTGAAGGCGGGCGGGCTGTTCGCGCCGATCAGCCGCGAAGGGGCGCTGGTGCTGAACAACCTGCTGCTGTCCACCGCGACGGCGACGGTGTTCATCGGCACGCTCTATCCGCTGTTCCTCGACATCATGAAGCTGGGCAAGGTGTCGGTCGGCGCCCCATTCTTCAACGCCACCTTCGTGCCGATCGCCATCCCGATGGTGATCGCCATGGTCGTCGGCCCCTTCCTGTCCTGGAAACGGGCGGATCTGGGGGCGGCGCTGACCCGGCTGTGGGTGGCCGGCGCCGCCGCGGTGGCGGCGGTCGCCGTCACCGCCTATGTCCAGGCCGGCGGCGGGCCGCTGCTCGCCCTGGTCGGCATGGCGCTCGCCGCCTGGGCCTTCGTCGGCTCGCTGGTGGAGTTCGCCGAGCGCATCGCCCTGTTCCGCACCTCGTTCAGGAACAGCTGGAACCGCGCCGCGCATCTGCCGCGCAGCGCCTGGGGCATGACCATCGCCCACGCCTGCCTCGGCCTGTCGATCCTCGGCATGACCGGCACCTCGGCCTGGCAGACGGAATCGATCACGGCGATGAGGCCGGGCGACCGCGCCATGCTTGCCGGCTACGAGTTCCGCTTCGACAGCGTCGGGCTGGTCGACGGCCCGAACTTCAAGGCGGAGCGCGGCGTCTTCACGGTGACGAGGGACGGGCGGCCCGTCGCCACGCTGGAGCCGGAACGCCGCAGCTACACCACCACCCGCATGACCACCACGGAATCGGCCATCCACACCACGGTCTTCTCGGACCTGTATGTGGCGCTGGGCGATCCGACGCAGAACGGCACCGCCTGGATCGTCCGCATCTACCACCACCCGTTGGTGCCCTGGATCTGGATCGGCGGCGTCGGGATGATGCTGGGCGGGCTGGTCAGCCTGACCGACCGCCGCTTCCGCGTCGGCGCGCCCGAACGCCGCCGCGCGGCCGGCAAGACCGGTGGAAAATCGGCCCCGCTGCCGGCCGAATGA